A region from the Pelobates fuscus isolate aPelFus1 chromosome 1, aPelFus1.pri, whole genome shotgun sequence genome encodes:
- the ICOSLG gene encoding ICOS ligand isoform X2 translates to MSLSTRLLPVFLWTLISVWKFSTGLVGRLGGAVDMPCLYKPLSYDLEKLLVYWQKGNPNSSDLMVIQLHNGQITDTYQNYQGRVYMDPTMMLEAPFSIPVVTHPVEGQLKYGQEVTLTCTSYGGKHQPMIIWLNSSEGSELIVDQKLNSMELSSGTLNVTSTVTLNITAPLNVTCIIRTPEENVTSQQCKLFVLILCKEWNYGEMR, encoded by the exons TGTGGAAGTTCAGCACTGGACTGGTTGGCAGACTTGGAGGAGCAGTAGATATGCCCTGtttgtacaaaccattatcttacGATCTTGAAAAACTCCTGGTTTACTGGCAGAAGGGCAACCCTAACTCTTCAGATTTAATGGTCATTCAGCTTCATAATGGCCAGATAACAGACACTTACCAGAATTACCAAGGACGAGTTTATATGGATCCGACTATGATGCTGGAAG CTCCATTCAGCATACCAGTGGTTACACACCCTGTGGAAGGGCAGCTGAAATATGGTCAGGAGGTGACGCTGACGTGCACATCATACGGTGGGAAACACCAGCCCATGATCATATGGCTAAACTCCAGTGAAGGCTCTGAGCTGATTGTGGATCAAAAACTCAATTCCATGGAGCTTTCCAGTGGCACACTTAATGTCACCAGCACTGTCACACTCAACATCACTGCCCCTCTCAATGTTACGTGCATAATACGAACTCCAGAGGAGAATGTTACCTCCCAGCAATGCAAGTTATTTGTCCTGATTTTATGTAAAGAGTGGAATTATGGAGAAATGAgatga
- the ICOSLG gene encoding ICOS ligand isoform X1, producing MSLSTRLLPVFLWTLISVWKFSTGLVGRLGGAVDMPCLYKPLSYDLEKLLVYWQKGNPNSSDLMVIQLHNGQITDTYQNYQGRVYMDPTMMLEGNFTLHLKDLSLNDSGNYKCIIMLNTPVIQMLNQIYTELEVAAPFSIPVVTHPVEGQLKYGQEVTLTCTSYGGKHQPMIIWLNSSEGSELIVDQKLNSMELSSGTLNVTSTVTLNITAPLNVTCIIRTPEENVTSQQCKLFVLILCKEWNYGEMR from the exons TGTGGAAGTTCAGCACTGGACTGGTTGGCAGACTTGGAGGAGCAGTAGATATGCCCTGtttgtacaaaccattatcttacGATCTTGAAAAACTCCTGGTTTACTGGCAGAAGGGCAACCCTAACTCTTCAGATTTAATGGTCATTCAGCTTCATAATGGCCAGATAACAGACACTTACCAGAATTACCAAGGACGAGTTTATATGGATCCGACTATGATGCTGGAAGGTAACTTTACACTCCACCTGAAGGATCTGTCCTTGAACGACAGTGGGAACTATAAGTGTATCATCATGTTGaacaccccagtcatacaaatgtTAAATCAGATCTACACAGAACTGGAGGTAGCAG CTCCATTCAGCATACCAGTGGTTACACACCCTGTGGAAGGGCAGCTGAAATATGGTCAGGAGGTGACGCTGACGTGCACATCATACGGTGGGAAACACCAGCCCATGATCATATGGCTAAACTCCAGTGAAGGCTCTGAGCTGATTGTGGATCAAAAACTCAATTCCATGGAGCTTTCCAGTGGCACACTTAATGTCACCAGCACTGTCACACTCAACATCACTGCCCCTCTCAATGTTACGTGCATAATACGAACTCCAGAGGAGAATGTTACCTCCCAGCAATGCAAGTTATTTGTCCTGATTTTATGTAAAGAGTGGAATTATGGAGAAATGAgatga